In Deinococcus radiopugnans ATCC 19172, the DNA window GTTCACGTCCAGCGTCGGGCGGCCCCACAGCCGTTCCAGCACGCTGTAGCCGGCCTCACCGGGCAGCGCGGACACGCCAATGCTCGCCGCAAATTCGCCGTCGTCCTGCGGCAGGCTGGCCCACATTTCCCGTTCCTCGCCCGTGAGCGGCTCGATGCCGTCGTAGAAGCCGGGAATGGTGATGCGTCCCTGCTCGTCTTTCAACCCCGCGATGATCTCGCACAGGGCGTTGATCGGGTTGGGGGCGGCCCCGCCGTAGCTGCCGCTGTGCAGGTCACGGTTGGCCCCCTGAACGTGGATTTCCACGTAGCTCAGGCCGCGCACGCCGTAGGTGATGGTGGGCACGTCGGCGGCGAAGCGGCTGCCGTCGCTGATCACGATCACGTCGCTCTTCAGCTCGTCGGCGTGGGCTTTCAGGTACGGCACGATGCTGGGGCTGCCGATCTCCTCCTCACCCTCGATGAAGAATTTGACGTTGATGGGCAGTTCGCCCTGCGACAGCAGCAGCTCCACGCCGCGAATGTGGGCGTAGGCCTGCCCCTTGTCGTCGGTGCTGCCGCGCGCGTAGATGCGCCCGTCGCGCACGGTGGGTTCGAAGGGCGGCGTGAGCCACTCCTCCAGCGGGGCCTCGGGCTGCACGTCGTAGTGACCGTACAGCAGCACGGTGGGCTTGCCGGGGGCTTTCAGGTGTTCGGCGTACACCGCCGGGTGACCCCCCGTCTCGTCCACCCGCGCCGTGAAGCCCAGCGATTCCAGCTTGCGGCGCAGGAATTCGGCGGCCCGGGTCATGTCGGCCCCGCGTGTGGGATCGGCACTGACGCTGGGAATCCGCAGCAGTTCGAACAGTTCGGCGTTGGCGTCGTCGCGGTTCAGGGCGCTCGAAAGGTCAGATTGGGTCATGGGGCCGATGATAGAGGCTGACGGCTGGGCGGGGCCAACGTGGGAACGGTTGCGCCGTGCAGACCCCGCACCGCGCCCCATTCTCATCAAGGTTGCTTCAGGTATACTCAGCCTAAGTTATGGCCTCGGACTCTAAACATCGCCCGGTGTATGTGATCTCGGTGGCAGCGGAACTGGTGGACATGCATCCACAGACGCTGCGGCTGTACGAGCGCAAGGGCCTGATCCGTCCCGGGCGCAGCACCGGCAAGACCCGGCTGTATTCCGAGCGCGACATCGAGCACCTGCGCGAGATTCGCCGGCTGACCCAGGAACTGGGCGTCAATCTGGCGGGCGTCGAGGAAGTCATGCGCCTGCAGCACGAACTTGACGACCTGCAAGGCGAGTTCGAGGCCGAGATCACGCGCATCGAGGACGAGCTGCGTGACCGGGCCACCTCCCGCGCCCTGCCCAGCAGCGAGGAGGGCCGCACCGATCCCAAGGACCGCCCCGTCTACGTGATCTCCATCGCGGCCGAACTGGTGGACATGCACCCCCAGACGCTGCGACTGTACGAGCGCAAGCAGCTGATCAGTCCCGGGCGCAGCAGCGGCAAAACGCGGCTGTATTCCGAGCGCGACATCGAACACCTGCGCGAGATCCGGCGCCTGACCCAGGAACTGGGCGTCAATTTGGCCGGCGTCGAGGAGATCATGCGCCTGCGCCATGAACTGGACGGCGCGCGCTCCAACCTGGAGGGCAACGTGCGCCGCATTCAGGACGACCTGAGCGAGCGCATGACCCGCCTGCGGACGCTGCCCTCGCCGGAAGCCACAGAGCTGACAGACGCAGGGCCGGCAGACGAGCCCGTGTCCAGCGAGGGCTAGGCAGAGGTCCAGGCCGACGCCGGCATAATCGGACGCCGGACGCGGCGGAACAGACGAAGGGCAATAGACGGACGCCTTGCAAACGGTACAATTCTGGGTGTGTTCAGCGGCCCCACTTTCCGGCACCCCCCCTTCGCCGCCCAGCGACAGCACGGGAGAGTGGCGTTGGGGGCGGCACGGGGCTGTCCGGGGATGTCCGCCTCCTGCCCCGCCGCCGGGGTCACGCCTTGAGGGAACTGTGG includes these proteins:
- a CDS encoding dipeptidase, which produces MTQSDLSSALNRDDANAELFELLRIPSVSADPTRGADMTRAAEFLRRKLESLGFTARVDETGGHPAVYAEHLKAPGKPTVLLYGHYDVQPEAPLEEWLTPPFEPTVRDGRIYARGSTDDKGQAYAHIRGVELLLSQGELPINVKFFIEGEEEIGSPSIVPYLKAHADELKSDVIVISDGSRFAADVPTITYGVRGLSYVEIHVQGANRDLHSGSYGGAAPNPINALCEIIAGLKDEQGRITIPGFYDGIEPLTGEEREMWASLPQDDGEFAASIGVSALPGEAGYSVLERLWGRPTLDVNGIWGGYQGEGSKTVIAAKAGAKVSMRLVPGQEPENITRLIQDYVPQLAPEGVKVEVKALHGGQPIKFDTSSEYVQAADRALQRVYGKPAVFARTGGSIPIVAYFAEILKSPVLFVDMGLNEDAPHSPNESFAVRDYHNGILTSAYLIQELGQ
- the hspR gene encoding heat shock protein transcriptional repressor HspR, fused homodimer type produces the protein MASDSKHRPVYVISVAAELVDMHPQTLRLYERKGLIRPGRSTGKTRLYSERDIEHLREIRRLTQELGVNLAGVEEVMRLQHELDDLQGEFEAEITRIEDELRDRATSRALPSSEEGRTDPKDRPVYVISIAAELVDMHPQTLRLYERKQLISPGRSSGKTRLYSERDIEHLREIRRLTQELGVNLAGVEEIMRLRHELDGARSNLEGNVRRIQDDLSERMTRLRTLPSPEATELTDAGPADEPVSSEG